A stretch of Saccharothrix texasensis DNA encodes these proteins:
- a CDS encoding helix-turn-helix domain-containing protein translates to MPLTPTVRLKFLSLYMREARERAGVEPKEVAKLLGRDTTRVTKMEKGREGLTPGDAKMLLDHYGVHTEAEKAEIVELARTRSQRGRWAGHRATVPMELRPYYDFELDSSGLRLYGTELVPGVLQTMSYMRALLVARNRVDRDKIDDVITMRLERQQILFRDQPTDAAFVLSESCVRRVFGGNAVMHEQMLHLANLAQRPNIRIQVLPFDAPGGASTFGFTMLRIPAPTSAPPLEMAYVENLHDADYLDGDKEVADYANLWANLTANALGVEESRRFVLGVAQSYA, encoded by the coding sequence ATGCCGCTGACACCCACGGTCCGGCTCAAGTTCCTCTCGCTCTACATGCGCGAAGCCCGTGAACGCGCAGGTGTCGAGCCCAAAGAGGTCGCGAAGCTCCTCGGCCGGGACACCACGCGCGTCACCAAGATGGAGAAGGGCCGGGAGGGCCTGACCCCCGGTGACGCCAAGATGCTCCTCGACCACTACGGCGTGCACACCGAAGCGGAGAAGGCCGAGATCGTGGAGCTGGCCCGCACCCGGAGCCAGCGCGGCCGGTGGGCCGGTCACCGGGCCACGGTGCCGATGGAGCTGCGCCCGTACTACGACTTCGAGCTGGACTCCAGCGGGTTGCGCCTGTACGGCACGGAGTTGGTGCCCGGTGTGTTGCAGACGATGTCCTACATGCGCGCCCTCCTGGTCGCCCGCAACCGGGTCGACCGGGACAAGATCGACGATGTGATCACCATGCGGTTGGAGCGGCAGCAGATCCTGTTCCGGGACCAGCCGACCGACGCGGCGTTCGTGCTGAGCGAGAGTTGCGTGCGCCGGGTCTTCGGCGGCAACGCGGTGATGCACGAGCAGATGCTGCACCTGGCGAACCTGGCCCAGAGGCCCAACATCCGGATCCAGGTGCTGCCGTTCGACGCGCCGGGCGGTGCGAGCACGTTCGGCTTCACGATGCTGCGCATCCCCGCGCCCACCTCCGCGCCACCGCTGGAGATGGCCTACGTCGAGAACCTGCACGACGCCGACTACCTCGACGGCGACAAGGAGGTCGCCGACTACGCCAACCTGTGGGCCAACCTCACCGCGAACGCGCTCGGGGTGGAAGAATCGAGGAGGTTCGTGCTGGGCGTCGCCCAGAGCTACGCCTGA
- a CDS encoding DUF397 domain-containing protein, with protein MKPDFSDARFKTSSYTEDNGTCVEVAVAGGFAAVRDTKNREGGHVAVPARSFEAFLRSLAG; from the coding sequence ATGAAGCCGGACTTCTCGGACGCCCGGTTCAAGACGTCGAGCTACACCGAGGACAACGGGACCTGCGTGGAAGTGGCCGTCGCGGGGGGCTTCGCGGCGGTGCGCGACACGAAGAACCGCGAGGGTGGGCACGTGGCCGTTCCCGCGCGGTCCTTCGAGGCGTTCCTCCGCTCCCTGGCGGGTTAG
- a CDS encoding MerR family transcriptional regulator: MEDVGVARLPGTRLLGIGEFSRRSRLSVKALRLYERQGLLRPAEVDTGNGYRRYREDQLAAARLVALLRRLDMPLAVVARIVAAPEDVRADLVGGYWAEVEHRMAVRRGLAAHLRVMLSGGKGLLDMYEVKQREVPDQVVLTEQRHLLQPALVDWIDSSTGRLVKAAQDHGGVSGAVFVVYHGEVNEDSDGPVEACVPIDAAEPPDGVAARLEAAHREAYVRLTKAQVAFPQILSAYDAVATWIKENGHAIHDAPREVYFADFDAAGPDDEVCDVAFPMR; encoded by the coding sequence ATGGAGGATGTGGGGGTGGCGCGGCTACCGGGCACCCGGCTTCTGGGCATCGGGGAGTTCTCCCGCCGCTCGCGGCTGTCGGTGAAGGCGCTGCGGCTGTACGAACGCCAGGGCCTGCTGCGACCGGCCGAGGTCGACACGGGCAACGGCTACCGGCGCTACCGCGAGGACCAGTTGGCCGCCGCCCGGCTGGTGGCGCTGCTGCGCAGGCTGGACATGCCGCTCGCGGTCGTGGCGCGCATCGTCGCCGCGCCCGAGGACGTGCGGGCGGACCTGGTCGGCGGGTACTGGGCCGAGGTCGAGCACCGGATGGCCGTGCGGCGCGGCTTGGCCGCCCACCTCCGCGTCATGTTGTCCGGAGGGAAGGGATTGCTCGACATGTACGAGGTCAAGCAGCGAGAAGTACCCGATCAGGTGGTCTTGACGGAGCAGCGGCACCTGCTCCAGCCCGCGCTCGTCGACTGGATCGACAGCTCGACGGGCCGGCTGGTCAAGGCGGCGCAGGACCACGGCGGTGTGTCCGGCGCGGTGTTCGTCGTCTACCACGGCGAGGTGAACGAGGACAGCGACGGACCGGTCGAGGCGTGCGTGCCGATCGACGCGGCGGAGCCGCCGGACGGGGTGGCGGCCAGGCTGGAGGCGGCGCACCGGGAGGCGTACGTGCGGCTGACCAAGGCGCAGGTGGCGTTCCCGCAGATCCTGTCGGCCTACGACGCCGTCGCCACGTGGATCAAGGAGAACGGGCACGCGATCCACGACGCGCCGCGCGAGGTCTACTTCGCCGACTTCGACGCCGCCGGCCCGGACGACGAGGTCTGCGACGTCGCGTTCCCGATGCGCTAA
- a CDS encoding DUF2630 family protein, translated as MTDEELVERITRLVEEEHRLEGSRIGEGLSDGDVRRLRDLEVALDQTWDLLRQRRARRAAGMDPDAAEARDPRTVEGYRQ; from the coding sequence GTGACGGACGAAGAACTGGTCGAGCGCATCACCCGCCTGGTGGAGGAAGAGCACCGGTTGGAGGGATCGCGCATCGGCGAGGGCCTGAGCGACGGCGACGTCCGACGGCTGCGCGACCTCGAAGTCGCCCTGGACCAGACCTGGGACCTCCTGCGCCAACGCCGTGCGCGCCGGGCCGCCGGCATGGACCCGGACGCCGCCGAGGCCCGCGACCCCCGCACCGTGGAGGGTTACCGCCAGTAG